Proteins from a genomic interval of Mycoplasmopsis columboralis:
- a CDS encoding FAD synthase yields the protein MLIYDINNFEIKENDNFILGAFESFHMGHFQLLKTIHANKGRKIIVCFNNEDLMPKFGKSFFTDNFAKYTNFATLGFDAVVELNFKDISLMDGKDFLINLFKDAPINLVVGKDFRFGKGAQYKAEDIKNILTNANVTIVDLYKIQNVKISTKDLKDLLEFGEVDKLNLLLPKNYSFSGLFKDPNLIETSKELAQLHSGIYCVLIKTHLMVYYGLLHHNLSSQKEITLIDTPMKFNQNQRLLVEVLSLQRLIISQNEDKIKDSDLHEGKSYFLKNKNLI from the coding sequence GGTCATTTTCAACTTTTGAAAACAATTCATGCTAACAAAGGACGCAAAATCATTGTTTGTTTTAACAATGAAGACTTAATGCCTAAATTTGGCAAAAGTTTTTTTACAGACAACTTTGCAAAATATACGAACTTTGCCACACTTGGTTTTGATGCTGTTGTTGAGTTGAATTTTAAAGATATTTCCTTAATGGATGGAAAAGACTTTTTAATAAATCTTTTTAAAGATGCTCCAATTAATTTGGTAGTTGGAAAGGATTTTCGTTTTGGTAAAGGAGCTCAATACAAGGCCGAAGACATCAAAAATATTCTTACTAACGCTAATGTTACAATTGTGGATTTATACAAAATTCAAAATGTTAAAATTAGCACTAAAGACTTAAAAGATCTTTTGGAGTTTGGAGAAGTAGATAAGTTAAATTTATTACTACCTAAAAATTATTCTTTTTCAGGCCTTTTTAAAGATCCGAATTTAATTGAAACTTCAAAAGAATTAGCTCAGTTACATTCAGGAATTTATTGTGTACTTATTAAAACTCATTTAATGGTTTACTATGGTTTATTGCATCACAATTTAAGCTCTCAAAAAGAAATTACTTTAATTGATACTCCAATGAAATTCAACCAAAATCAACGACTTTTAGTTGAAGTACTTTCGCTCCAAAGATTGATCATTTCACAAAACGAAGACAAAATCAAAGATAGTGATTTACACGAAGGAAAATCTTATTTTTTAAAAAATAAAAACTTGATATAA
- the smpB gene encoding SsrA-binding protein, whose product MKIISSNKKAFRDYEILDKYEAGISLLGWEVKSCRANQVDLSNAYCSIYKNEIYLKEAFFNKYMLLKVDETRERKLLLHKNEIRKLKFTLETQQVTLIPLKLYFTKGKVKVEIAVAKGLKKYDKRDKIAKEETQKRLQKVIKNYL is encoded by the coding sequence ATGAAGATTATCTCAAGTAACAAAAAAGCTTTTCGAGATTATGAAATACTTGACAAATATGAAGCGGGTATTTCTCTTTTGGGTTGAGAAGTTAAATCTTGTCGAGCCAATCAAGTAGATTTGTCAAACGCTTATTGCTCAATATACAAAAATGAGATTTATTTAAAAGAAGCATTTTTTAATAAATACATGTTACTCAAAGTAGATGAAACTCGTGAACGTAAATTACTTTTACACAAAAATGAGATTCGAAAACTAAAATTTACTTTAGAAACTCAGCAAGTTACTTTAATTCCATTAAAACTTTACTTTACTAAAGGAAAAGTAAAGGTAGAAATAGCAGTTGCTAAAGGTCTTAAAAAATATGATAAACGAGATAAAATAGCCAAAGAAGAAACTCAAAAACGCTTGCAAAAGGTCATTAAGAATTACCTTTAA
- the recA gene encoding recombinase RecA has translation MNEKEILIKETLKEIEKRFGSESIMILGDIPHANTEVFSSGSFVLNKLLGINGLPKGRIIEIYGPESCGKTTLSLHAIAEIQKLGGIAAFIDAEHSIDPVYAQNIGVNVDTLLLSQPDSGEQALEIVDLLAKSGHVDLIVVDSVAALVPEAELNGEMKDQQIGLQARLMSKALRKITASLNKNKTTVIFINQIREKVGVIFGSPETTTGGRALKFYSSIRIEVRKGSILGEGKDSVGNEVKFKIVKNKLSAPYKTGSSEILFSRGIDTLGEIIDLSVENGELIKKGAWYSYEGKNVAQGKKAMKDYLFENPEIKEKLIAKLQS, from the coding sequence ATGAATGAAAAAGAAATATTAATTAAAGAAACCTTAAAAGAAATCGAAAAGCGTTTTGGTAGCGAATCAATTATGATTTTAGGAGACATCCCACACGCAAACACCGAAGTGTTTTCAAGTGGTAGTTTTGTATTAAATAAATTACTCGGAATTAATGGTCTACCAAAAGGTAGAATTATTGAAATTTATGGTCCTGAAAGTTGTGGAAAAACTACACTTTCACTACATGCTATTGCGGAAATTCAAAAATTAGGTGGTATTGCTGCTTTTATTGATGCTGAGCATTCAATTGATCCAGTGTATGCTCAAAACATAGGAGTTAATGTTGATACATTATTGCTTTCTCAACCTGATTCAGGAGAACAAGCTTTAGAGATTGTTGATTTACTTGCCAAAAGTGGTCATGTTGATTTAATTGTGGTTGATTCAGTGGCAGCTCTTGTACCTGAAGCTGAGCTAAATGGAGAAATGAAAGATCAACAAATTGGTCTACAAGCTCGCCTTATGTCTAAAGCTTTACGGAAAATTACTGCTAGTTTAAATAAAAACAAAACTACCGTTATTTTTATTAATCAAATTCGTGAAAAAGTAGGGGTAATATTTGGAAGTCCAGAAACCACTACTGGTGGAAGAGCACTCAAGTTTTATTCTTCAATTCGCATTGAAGTAAGAAAAGGTTCAATTTTAGGAGAAGGCAAAGACTCAGTGGGTAATGAAGTGAAATTTAAAATTGTCAAAAACAAACTTTCAGCTCCTTATAAAACCGGAAGTAGTGAAATATTGTTTTCGCGTGGAATTGACACTTTAGGAGAAATAATTGATTTAAGTGTCGAAAATGGTGAATTAATCAAAAAAGGAGCTTGATATTCTTACGAAGGTAAAAATGTCGCTCAAGGCAAAAAAGCCATGAAAGATTATTTATTTGAAAATCCTGAAATTAAGGAAAAATTAATTGCCAAACTACAAAGTTAA
- the rpsO gene encoding 30S ribosomal protein S15, with product MVTKERKAELVKKYGKNAQDTGNTFVQIAILTEDIELLKPHFKNNPKDNHSKRGFLAKISKRKVLLQHLRKTNPAEYSRCLEELNIRK from the coding sequence ATGGTTACAAAAGAAAGAAAAGCTGAATTAGTTAAAAAATATGGGAAAAATGCTCAAGATACAGGGAACACATTCGTTCAAATTGCTATCTTAACAGAAGATATTGAGCTTTTAAAACCACACTTTAAAAACAACCCTAAAGATAACCACTCAAAAAGAGGTTTCTTAGCAAAAATTTCTAAACGTAAAGTGTTATTACAACACCTTAGAAAAACCAATCCAGCTGAATATTCAAGATGTCTTGAAGAACTTAATATTCGTAAATAA